In Pseudomonas sp. R76, one genomic interval encodes:
- a CDS encoding uroporphyrinogen-III C-methyltransferase, with the protein MSETALPKDEAQPVLDAPAESPVTAPRRGNGLAIVALLLGAAGVAAGGWGIWQVRALQASSQQQLGQVQTLDDQAQSLKQNQQQLTARLAQLPAADELEDRRRLVAQLQGDQQRLSQRLETVLGASRQDWRLAEAEHLIRLASLRLSALQDINSAQALVQGADEILREQSDPGAYAAREQLAKSLAALRSTEQPDRTGLYLQLAALRDQVVQLAAIAPEYQLTEPAAQGRPTSDTDSRWSQWWEQISRYFRIDFNPDDNIRPLLAGQGLNQVRLALSLALEQAQWAALNGETAVYSRALGEARGVLQDNFNQDNPQSKAMLARIAELEPKAVSVATPDLAASLAAVQAYLERRHLSADEAKASAGTPATKE; encoded by the coding sequence GTGAGCGAAACAGCCTTGCCTAAAGATGAAGCCCAGCCCGTACTTGATGCGCCCGCTGAGTCACCGGTCACCGCGCCACGCCGTGGCAATGGCCTGGCAATCGTCGCCTTGCTGCTCGGCGCCGCGGGTGTTGCCGCCGGCGGTTGGGGCATCTGGCAGGTCCGCGCCCTGCAAGCCAGCAGCCAGCAGCAGCTGGGCCAGGTGCAGACCCTCGATGACCAAGCCCAATCACTCAAACAGAACCAGCAGCAGTTGACGGCTCGCCTGGCGCAGTTGCCTGCGGCGGATGAACTGGAAGACCGTCGCCGTCTGGTCGCGCAGTTACAGGGTGATCAGCAGCGCCTCAGCCAACGTCTGGAAACGGTGCTGGGTGCCAGCCGCCAGGACTGGCGCCTGGCTGAAGCCGAGCACTTGATCCGTCTGGCCAGCTTGCGCCTCTCGGCCCTGCAGGACATTAACAGCGCTCAGGCACTGGTCCAGGGCGCCGACGAAATTCTGCGCGAGCAGAGTGATCCCGGCGCCTACGCCGCGCGTGAGCAATTGGCCAAGAGCCTCGCCGCGCTGCGCAGTACCGAGCAGCCGGACCGCACCGGGCTGTACCTGCAACTGGCGGCCTTGCGTGATCAGGTCGTGCAATTGGCGGCCATCGCGCCCGAATACCAGCTCACCGAGCCGGCTGCCCAAGGTCGCCCGACCTCGGATACCGACAGCCGCTGGAGCCAGTGGTGGGAGCAGATCTCCCGCTACTTCCGCATCGACTTCAACCCTGACGACAACATTCGCCCGCTGCTCGCAGGCCAAGGCTTGAACCAGGTGCGCCTGGCCCTGAGCCTGGCCTTGGAGCAAGCCCAATGGGCTGCGCTCAATGGCGAGACGGCGGTGTACAGCCGCGCCTTGGGTGAGGCACGCGGTGTGCTGCAGGACAACTTCAATCAGGACAACCCGCAGAGCAAGGCGATGCTGGCGCGTATTGCCGAGCTTGAGCCCAAGGCTGTCTCCGTGGCCACGCCGGACCTTGCTGCCAGTTTGGCCGCCGTGCAGGCCTACCTTGAGCGCCGTCATCTGTCTGCCGATGAAGCCAAGGCGTCGGCGGGCACGCCGGCGACCAAGGAGTAG
- a CDS encoding uroporphyrinogen-III synthase, with translation MTDWRVLLTRPAEESSALAATLSEAGIFSSSLPLLDIEALPVTAEQHAVFRDLSRYSAVIVVSKPAARLALHLLDQPWPQLPWFSVGAATAQVLADHGLNVHYPSSGDDSEALLALPALREAIARPGARVLILRGEGGRELLAERLREQGASVDYLELYRRLLPVYAAGALMQRIQLERLNGVVVSSGQGFLHLQALAGEDWPEVAQLPLFVPSPRVYEMARAAGAEKVVDCRGASAAALLVALRSSAL, from the coding sequence GTGACCGACTGGCGTGTGCTGCTGACGCGGCCTGCCGAGGAATCATCGGCCCTGGCCGCGACGTTGTCCGAAGCCGGCATTTTCAGCAGCAGCTTGCCTTTGCTGGACATCGAAGCCTTGCCGGTGACGGCCGAACAACACGCGGTTTTTCGTGACCTGAGCCGTTATAGCGCGGTCATTGTGGTCAGCAAACCCGCTGCGCGACTTGCTTTGCACCTGCTGGATCAGCCCTGGCCGCAGTTGCCGTGGTTCAGCGTCGGTGCCGCCACTGCGCAGGTTCTGGCCGACCACGGCCTTAACGTTCACTATCCGTCCAGTGGCGACGACAGCGAGGCCTTGCTTGCATTGCCGGCCTTGCGCGAGGCTATCGCACGCCCCGGTGCCCGGGTGCTGATCCTGCGTGGCGAGGGTGGGCGGGAGCTGCTGGCTGAGCGTTTACGCGAGCAAGGTGCTAGTGTCGACTATCTGGAGTTGTATCGTCGTCTCCTTCCGGTATACGCCGCCGGGGCGTTGATGCAACGCATCCAGTTGGAACGCTTGAATGGCGTAGTGGTCAGCAGTGGGCAGGGTTTTTTGCACCTGCAAGCCTTGGCCGGCGAAGATTGGCCTGAGGTGGCGCAGCTGCCGTTGTTCGTGCCCAGCCCGCGGGTCTATGAAATGGCGCGGGCCGCTGGCGCAGAAAAAGTTGTGGATTGTCGCGGCGCGAGTGCCGCGGCTTTGTTAGTGGCGTTACGCAGCAGTGCCCTATGA
- the hemC gene encoding hydroxymethylbilane synthase, producing the protein MSSREIRIATRKSALALWQAEYVKARLEQAHPGLKVSLVPMVSRGDKLLDSPLSKIGGKGLFVKELETALLENEADIAVHSMKDVPMDFPEGLGLYCICEREDPRDAFVSNTYASLEELPLGSIVGTSSLRRQAQLLTRRPDLQIRFLRGNVNTRLAKLDAGEYDAIILAAAGLIRLGFEDRITSAISVEDSLPAGGQGAVGIECRTADSEIHALLKPLDHQDTEIRVTAERALNKHLNGGCQVPIACYAVLEGENLWLRGLVGDPAGGTLLTAEVRGPQRDATALGIQVAEELLEKGAGAILQKVYGEAGPQ; encoded by the coding sequence ATGTCCTCTCGCGAAATCCGCATCGCCACCCGTAAAAGCGCTTTGGCCTTGTGGCAGGCCGAATACGTAAAAGCACGTCTTGAGCAGGCCCATCCGGGTCTCAAAGTGTCTCTTGTGCCCATGGTCAGTCGCGGCGACAAGCTGCTGGACTCGCCATTGTCGAAGATTGGCGGCAAGGGCCTGTTCGTCAAGGAACTGGAAACCGCGCTGCTGGAAAACGAAGCCGACATCGCCGTGCATTCGATGAAAGACGTGCCGATGGACTTCCCCGAAGGCCTGGGCCTGTATTGCATCTGCGAGCGCGAAGACCCGCGCGATGCGTTCGTTTCCAACACCTACGCATCGCTGGAAGAACTGCCCCTGGGCAGCATCGTCGGCACCTCGAGCCTGCGTCGCCAGGCGCAGTTGCTGACCCGGCGCCCGGACCTGCAAATCCGCTTTCTGCGTGGCAACGTCAACACTCGCCTGGCCAAGCTGGATGCCGGCGAATATGACGCGATTATCCTCGCAGCAGCCGGTTTGATTCGCCTCGGTTTCGAAGACCGGATCACCTCGGCCATCAGCGTCGAAGACAGCTTGCCCGCAGGCGGGCAGGGCGCAGTGGGCATTGAATGCCGCACCGCCGACAGTGAAATCCACGCCCTGCTCAAACCCCTTGATCACCAAGACACCGAGATTCGTGTAACGGCCGAACGCGCCTTGAACAAACACCTCAATGGTGGCTGTCAGGTGCCGATTGCCTGCTACGCCGTGCTCGAAGGTGAAAACCTTTGGCTGCGTGGCCTGGTCGGCGATCCGGCCGGCGGCACGCTGCTGACCGCCGAGGTGCGCGGGCCACAGCGTGACGCCACTGCCCTGGGTATCCAGGTGGCAGAGGAGCTATTGGAAAAAGGCGCTGGCGCCATTCTCCAGAAAGTCTACGGCGAGGCCGGCCCGCAGTGA
- a CDS encoding LytR/AlgR family response regulator transcription factor: MNVLIVDDEPQARERLSRLVSELEGYTVLEPSATNGEEALTLIDSLKPDLVLLDIRLPGLDGLQVAARLSERESPPAVVLCAAQEEFSAQTLEDSGVSFVAKPATAEALLKALKKAERPNRVQLAALTQPAAQSGNGPRSHISARTRKGIELIPLSQVVYFIADHKYVTLRHETGEVLLDEPLKALEDEFGDRFVRIHRNALVARERIERLQRTPLGHFQLFLKGLNGDALIVSRRHVAGVRKMMQQL; the protein is encoded by the coding sequence ATGAATGTCCTGATCGTTGATGACGAACCCCAAGCCCGCGAGCGACTGAGCCGTCTGGTCAGTGAACTCGAGGGTTATACAGTCCTTGAACCGAGCGCCACCAACGGCGAGGAGGCGTTGACGCTGATCGACAGCCTCAAGCCGGACTTGGTGTTGCTCGATATTCGCCTGCCAGGCCTTGATGGCTTGCAAGTGGCCGCCCGCCTGAGCGAGCGAGAATCGCCGCCTGCCGTGGTGTTATGCGCAGCTCAAGAAGAGTTTTCTGCGCAGACGCTCGAAGACAGCGGTGTCAGCTTTGTCGCCAAGCCGGCGACCGCCGAGGCGCTGCTCAAGGCCCTGAAAAAAGCCGAGCGCCCCAACCGCGTCCAGCTCGCCGCGCTGACCCAGCCGGCGGCGCAAAGTGGCAACGGGCCGCGTAGCCATATCAGCGCGCGGACCCGCAAAGGTATCGAGCTGATTCCCCTGAGCCAGGTGGTCTATTTTATCGCTGACCACAAGTACGTGACCCTGCGTCACGAGACTGGCGAAGTCTTGCTCGATGAGCCGCTCAAGGCCCTTGAAGATGAATTCGGCGACCGCTTTGTGCGCATCCACCGCAACGCGCTGGTGGCTCGCGAGCGAATAGAGCGTCTGCAGCGCACGCCCCTGGGGCACTTTCAGTTGTTCCTGAAAGGGCTCAATGGCGACGCCTTGATCGTCAGCCGCCGCCACGTCGCCGGTGTGCGCAAGATGATGCAGCAGCTTTAG